In Equus przewalskii isolate Varuska chromosome 6, EquPr2, whole genome shotgun sequence, one DNA window encodes the following:
- the HOOK2 gene encoding protein Hook homolog 2 isoform X3 — MTLEESVQQVVMEAIQELMTKDTPDSLSSETYGNFDSQSRRYYFLSEEADEGDELRQRCLDLERQLVLLSEEKQNLAQENAVLRERVGRPEGEGATGLTAKKLLLLQSQLEQLQEENFRLESGREDERLRCAELEREVTELQQRNQALTSLAQEAQALKDEIDELRQSSERAGQLEATLNSCRRRLGELRELRRQVRQLEERNAGHAERTRQLEDELRRAGSLRAQLEAQRRQVQELQGQRQEEALKTEKWQFECRNLEEKYESVTKEKERLLAERDSLREANEELRCAQLQPRGLTQADPSLDPTSPAVENLAAEILPAELRETLLRLQLENKRLCQREAADRERQEELQRHLEDANRARHRLETQHRLNQQQLSELRAQVEDLQKALQEQGAKTEDSTLLKRKLEEHLQKLHEADLELQRKREYIEELEPPVDGSTAQRIEELQHSLRKKEADLRAMEERYRRYVDKARTVIQTLEPKQRPPGGAPPELYSLRTQLRERDVRIRHLEMDFEKSRSQREQEEKLLISAWYNMGMALQQRTGEERSPVHAQSFLAQQRLATNARRGPLGRLASLNMRPSDKH, encoded by the exons ATGACCCTGGAGGAGTCAGTTCAGCAAGTGGTGATGGAAGCCAtccaggag ctcATGACCAAAGACACCCCTGACTCCCTGTCATCGGAGACCTATGGGAACTTTGATAGCCAG TCCCGAAGGTACTACTTCCTGAGTGAGGAGGCTGATGAGGGGGATGAGCTGCGGCAGCGCTGTCTGGACCTGGAGCGGCAG CTAGTGCTCCTGTCAGAGGAGAAGCAGAACCTGGCGCAGGAGAACGCGGTGCTGCGCGAGCGGGTGGGCCGGCCCGAGGGTGAAGGCGCCACCGGCCTCACTGCCaagaagctgctgctgctgcaatcCCAGCTGGAGCAGTTGCAAGAGGAGAACTTCAG GCTGGAGAGCGGCAGGGAGGACGAGCGCCTGCGTTGTGCTGAGCTCGAGCGGGAGGTCACCGAGCTGCAACAGCGAAATCAGGCGCTGACCAGCCTGGCTCAGGAGGCTCAGGCCCTGAAGGATGAGATAGATGAGCTGCG GCAGTCCTCGGAGCGCGCGGGGCAGCTGGAGGCCACGCTGAACAGCTGCCGGCGCCGCCTGGGCGAGCTGCGGGAGCTGCGGCGGCAGGTGCGGCAGCTGGAGGAGCGCAACGCCGGCCACGCCGAGCGCACGCGGCAGCTGGAGGACGAGCTGCGCCGGGCCGGCTCGCTGCGCGCCCAGCTCGAGGCGCAGCGGCGGCAG GTTCAGGAACTGCAGGGCCAGCGGCAGGAGGAGGCCTTGAAGACCGAGAAATGGCAATTCGAGTGCCGCAATCTGGAGGAAAAATATGAGTCGGTGACAAAGGAGAAGGAG CGGCTGTTGGCAGAGCGGGACTCCCTGCGCGAGGCCAACGAGGAGCTGCGCTGCGCCCAGCTGCAGCCGCGGGGGCTGACCCAGGCCG ACCCCTCACTGGATCCCACCTCACCAGCTGTGGAAAATTTAGCAGCGGAGATCCTACCTGCGGAACTCAG GGAGACGCTCCTGCGGCTTCAGCTGGAGAACAAGCGGCTGTGCCAGCGGGAGGCGGCCGACAGGGAGCGGCAGGAGGAGCTGCAGCGCCACCTGGAGGACGCCAACCGCGCGCGCCACCGGCTGGAGACGCAGCACCG GCTCAACCAGCAGCAGCTGTCGGAGCTGCGGGCCCAGGTGGAGGACCTGCAGAAGGCCCTGCAGGAGCAGGGGGCCAAGACTGAGGAC TCCACCCTGCTGAAGAGGAAGCTGGAGGAACATCT GCAGAAGCTGCACGAGGCGGACCTGGAGCTGCAGCGGAAGCGCGAGTATATCGAGGAGCTGGAGCCCCCCGTGGACGGCAGCA CAGCCCAGCGCATCGAGGAGCTGCAGCACAGCCTGCGGAAGAAGGAGGCCGACTTGCGGGCCATGGAGGAGCGGTACCGCCGCTACGTGGACAAGGCGCGCACG GTCATACAGACCCTGGAACCCAAGCAGCGGCCACCAGGGGGTGCGCCCCCAGAACTCTACTCCCTGAGGACACAGCTCCGGGAGCGGGACGTCCGCATCCGGCACCTGGAG ATGGACTTTGAGAAGAGCCGAAGTCAGCGGGAACAGGAGGAAAAGCTGCTCATCAGCGCCTGGTATAACATG GGCATGGCCCTGCAGCAGCGCACTGGTGAAGAACGGTCGCCCGTGCATGCCCAGTCCTTCCTGGCACAGCAGCGACTGGCCACCAATGCTCGCCGTGGACCCCTGGGACGCCTAGCATCCCTAAACATGCGCCCCTCTGACAAACACTGA
- the HOOK2 gene encoding protein Hook homolog 2 isoform X1, whose protein sequence is MSVDKAELCGSLLTWLQTFHVLPPCTSPQDLSSGLAIASVLNQIDPSWFNEAWLQGISDDPGPNWRLKVSNLKTILQSLVEYSQDVLGHPISEQHLPDVSLIGEFSDPEELGKLLQLVLGCAISCEKKQEHIQRIMTLEESVQQVVMEAIQELMTKDTPDSLSSETYGNFDSQSRRYYFLSEEADEGDELRQRCLDLERQLVLLSEEKQNLAQENAVLRERVGRPEGEGATGLTAKKLLLLQSQLEQLQEENFRLESGREDERLRCAELEREVTELQQRNQALTSLAQEAQALKDEIDELRQSSERAGQLEATLNSCRRRLGELRELRRQVRQLEERNAGHAERTRQLEDELRRAGSLRAQLEAQRRQVQELQGQRQEEALKTEKWQFECRNLEEKYESVTKEKERLLAERDSLREANEELRCAQLQPRGLTQADPSLDPTSPAVENLAAEILPAELRETLLRLQLENKRLCQREAADRERQEELQRHLEDANRARHRLETQHRLNQQQLSELRAQVEDLQKALQEQGAKTEDSTLLKRKLEEHLQKLHEADLELQRKREYIEELEPPVDGSTAQRIEELQHSLRKKEADLRAMEERYRRYVDKARTVIQTLEPKQRPPGGAPPELYSLRTQLRERDVRIRHLEMDFEKSRSQREQEEKLLISAWYNMGMALQQRTGEERSPVHAQSFLAQQRLATNARRGPLGRLASLNMRPSDKH, encoded by the exons ATGAGCGTGGACAAGGCCGAGCTATGCGGGTCTCTGCTCACCTGG TTGCAGACGTTCCACGTCCTGCCCCCCTGTACCAGCCCCCAGGACCTGAGCAGTGGCCTCGCCATAGCCTCTGTGCTGAACCAGAT AGACCCTTCATGGTTCAACGAAGCCTGGCTCCAGGGCATCTCAGACGACCCAGGTCCCAACTGGAGGCTGAAG GTCAGCAATCTGAAGACAATCTTACAGAGCTTGGTGGAGTACTCCCAGGAT GTCCTGGGGCATCCCATTTCGGAGCAACACCTCCCAGACGTGAGCCTCATTGGCGAGTTCTCAGACCCAGAGGAGCTTGGCAAGCTGCTTCAGCTGGTGCTGGGCTGTGCCATCAGTTGCGAGAAGAAGCAGG AGCACATCCAGAGAATCATGACCCTGGAGGAGTCAGTTCAGCAAGTGGTGATGGAAGCCAtccaggag ctcATGACCAAAGACACCCCTGACTCCCTGTCATCGGAGACCTATGGGAACTTTGATAGCCAG TCCCGAAGGTACTACTTCCTGAGTGAGGAGGCTGATGAGGGGGATGAGCTGCGGCAGCGCTGTCTGGACCTGGAGCGGCAG CTAGTGCTCCTGTCAGAGGAGAAGCAGAACCTGGCGCAGGAGAACGCGGTGCTGCGCGAGCGGGTGGGCCGGCCCGAGGGTGAAGGCGCCACCGGCCTCACTGCCaagaagctgctgctgctgcaatcCCAGCTGGAGCAGTTGCAAGAGGAGAACTTCAG GCTGGAGAGCGGCAGGGAGGACGAGCGCCTGCGTTGTGCTGAGCTCGAGCGGGAGGTCACCGAGCTGCAACAGCGAAATCAGGCGCTGACCAGCCTGGCTCAGGAGGCTCAGGCCCTGAAGGATGAGATAGATGAGCTGCG GCAGTCCTCGGAGCGCGCGGGGCAGCTGGAGGCCACGCTGAACAGCTGCCGGCGCCGCCTGGGCGAGCTGCGGGAGCTGCGGCGGCAGGTGCGGCAGCTGGAGGAGCGCAACGCCGGCCACGCCGAGCGCACGCGGCAGCTGGAGGACGAGCTGCGCCGGGCCGGCTCGCTGCGCGCCCAGCTCGAGGCGCAGCGGCGGCAG GTTCAGGAACTGCAGGGCCAGCGGCAGGAGGAGGCCTTGAAGACCGAGAAATGGCAATTCGAGTGCCGCAATCTGGAGGAAAAATATGAGTCGGTGACAAAGGAGAAGGAG CGGCTGTTGGCAGAGCGGGACTCCCTGCGCGAGGCCAACGAGGAGCTGCGCTGCGCCCAGCTGCAGCCGCGGGGGCTGACCCAGGCCG ACCCCTCACTGGATCCCACCTCACCAGCTGTGGAAAATTTAGCAGCGGAGATCCTACCTGCGGAACTCAG GGAGACGCTCCTGCGGCTTCAGCTGGAGAACAAGCGGCTGTGCCAGCGGGAGGCGGCCGACAGGGAGCGGCAGGAGGAGCTGCAGCGCCACCTGGAGGACGCCAACCGCGCGCGCCACCGGCTGGAGACGCAGCACCG GCTCAACCAGCAGCAGCTGTCGGAGCTGCGGGCCCAGGTGGAGGACCTGCAGAAGGCCCTGCAGGAGCAGGGGGCCAAGACTGAGGAC TCCACCCTGCTGAAGAGGAAGCTGGAGGAACATCT GCAGAAGCTGCACGAGGCGGACCTGGAGCTGCAGCGGAAGCGCGAGTATATCGAGGAGCTGGAGCCCCCCGTGGACGGCAGCA CAGCCCAGCGCATCGAGGAGCTGCAGCACAGCCTGCGGAAGAAGGAGGCCGACTTGCGGGCCATGGAGGAGCGGTACCGCCGCTACGTGGACAAGGCGCGCACG GTCATACAGACCCTGGAACCCAAGCAGCGGCCACCAGGGGGTGCGCCCCCAGAACTCTACTCCCTGAGGACACAGCTCCGGGAGCGGGACGTCCGCATCCGGCACCTGGAG ATGGACTTTGAGAAGAGCCGAAGTCAGCGGGAACAGGAGGAAAAGCTGCTCATCAGCGCCTGGTATAACATG GGCATGGCCCTGCAGCAGCGCACTGGTGAAGAACGGTCGCCCGTGCATGCCCAGTCCTTCCTGGCACAGCAGCGACTGGCCACCAATGCTCGCCGTGGACCCCTGGGACGCCTAGCATCCCTAAACATGCGCCCCTCTGACAAACACTGA
- the JUNB gene encoding transcription factor JunB, whose protein sequence is MCTKMEQPFYHDDSYAAAGYGRAPGGLSLHDYKLLKPSLALNLADPYRGLKAPGARGPGPEGSGGSSYFSSQGSDTGASLKLASSELERLIVPNSNGVITTTPTPPGQYFYPRGGGSGGGAGGAGGGVTEEQEGFADGFVKALDDLHKMNHVTPPNVSLGASGGPPAGPGGVYPGSEPPPVYTNLSSYSPASAPSGGAAAAVGTGSSYPTATISYLPHAPPFAGGHPAQLGLGRGASTFKEEPQTVPEARSRDATPPVSPINMEDQERIKVERKRLRNRLAATKCRKRKLERIARLEDKVKTLKAENAGLSSTAGLLREQVAQLKQKVMTHVSNGCQLLLGVKGHAF, encoded by the coding sequence ATGTGCACTAAAATGGAACAGCCCTTCTACCACGACGACTCATACGCAGCGGCGGGATACGGCCGGGCCCCGGGCGGCCTCTCTCTACACGACTACAAACTCCTGAAGCCCAGCCTGGCGCTCAACCTGGCCGACCCCTACCGAGGTCTGAAAGCACCCGGGGCGCGGGGCCCCGGCCCGGAGGGCAGCGGTGGCAGCAGCTACTTTTCCAGCCAGGGCTCGGACACAGGCGCGTCGCTCAAGCTCGCCTCATCGGAGCTGGAGCGCCTGATCGTCCCCAACAGCAACGGCGTGATCACGACGACGCCCACGCCCCCGGGACAGTACTTTTACCCCCGCGGGGGCGGCAGCGGTGGAGGTGCGGGGGGCGCGGGAGGCGGCGTCACTGAGGAGCAGGAGGGCTTCGCCGACGGCTTTGTCAAAGCCCTGGACGACCTGCACAAGATGAACCACGTGACGCCCCCCAACGTGTCCCTGGGCGCCAGCGGGGGGCCCCCGGCCGGGCCCGGGGGTGTATACCCCGGTTCTGAGCCGCCTCCGGTCTACACCAACCTCAGCAGCTATTCCCCAGCTTCTGCGCCCTCCGGAGGCGCCGCGGCCGCCGTCGGGACCGGGAGCTCGTACCCGACGGCCACCATCAGCTACCTCCCACACGCGCCGCCCTTCGCCGGCGGCCACCCAGCGCAGCTGGGCCTGGGCCGCGGCGCTTCCACCTTCAAGGAGGAACCGCAGACCGTGCCTGAGGCGCGCAGCCGCGACGCCACGCCGCCCGTGTCCCCCATCAACATGGAAGACCAGGAGCGCATCAAAGTGGAGCGCAAGCGGCTGCGGAACCGGCTGGCGGCCACCAAGTGCCGGAAGCGGAAGCTGGAGCGCATCGCGCGCCTGGAGGACAAGGTGAAGACACTCAAGGCCGAGAACGCGGGGCTGTCGAGCACTGCCGGCCTCCTCCGGGAGCAGGTGGCCCAGCTCAAACAGAAGGTCATGACCCATGTCAGCAACGGCTGCCAGCTGCTTCTTGGGGTCAAGGGACACGCCTTCTGA
- the PRDX2 gene encoding peroxiredoxin-2 isoform X2, which yields MACGNAHIGKPAPDFHATAVVEGAFREVKLSDYRGKYVVLFFYPLDFTFVCPTEIIAFSEHAEDFRKLGCEVLGVSVDSQFTHLAWINTPRKEGGLGPLNIPLLADVTRSLSHDYGVLKEDEGIAYRGLFIIDGKGVLRQITVNDLPVGRSVDEALRLVQAFQYTDEHGEVCPAGWKPGSDTIKPNVDDSKEYFSKHN from the exons ATGGCCTGCGGCAACGCGCACATTGGAAAGCCCGCACCAGACTTCCATGCCACCGCGGTAGTGGAGGGCGCCTTCAGGGAGGTGAAGCTTTCCGACTACAGAG ggaaATATGTGGTCCTGTTTTTCTACCCGCTGGACTTCACCTTCGTGTGCCCCACGGAGATCATCGCTTTCAGCGAGCATGCTGAGGACTTCCGCAAGCTGGGCTGCGAGGTGCTGGGGGTCTCTGTCGACTCTCAGTTCACCCACCTGGCTTG gatcaACACCCCCCGGAAGGAGGGAGGCTTGGGCCCCCTGAACATCCCCCTGCTGGCCGATGTAACCAGAAGCTTGTCCCACGATTATGGCGTGCTGAAAGAAGATGAAGGCATCGCCTACAG GGGCCTCTTCATCATCGACGGCAAGGGTGTCCTTCGCCAGATCACTGTCAATGATCTGCCTGTGGGGCGCTCTGTGGACGAGGCTCTGCGGCTGGTCCAGGCCTTCCAGTACACGGACGAACACGGGGAAG TCTGTCCCGCTGGCTGGAAGCCAGGCAGTGACACGATCAAGCCCAACGTGGACGACAGCAAGGAATATTTCTCCAAACATAACTAG
- the HOOK2 gene encoding protein Hook homolog 2 isoform X4 has product MTLEESVQQVVMEAIQELMTKDTPDSLSSETYGNFDSQSRRYYFLSEEADEGDELRQRCLDLERQLVLLSEEKQNLAQENAVLRERVGRPEGEGATGLTAKKLLLLQSQLEQLQEENFRLESGREDERLRCAELEREVTELQQRNQALTSLAQEAQALKDEIDELRQSSERAGQLEATLNSCRRRLGELRELRRQVRQLEERNAGHAERTRQLEDELRRAGSLRAQLEAQRRQVQELQGQRQEEALKTEKWQFECRNLEEKYESVTKEKERLLAERDSLREANEELRCAQLQPRGLTQADPSLDPTSPAVENLAAEILPAELRETLLRLQLENKRLCQREAADRERQEELQRHLEDANRARHRLETQHRLNQQQLSELRAQVEDLQKALQEQGAKTEDSTLLKRKLEEHLQKLHEADLELQRKREYIEELEPPVDGSTQRIEELQHSLRKKEADLRAMEERYRRYVDKARTVIQTLEPKQRPPGGAPPELYSLRTQLRERDVRIRHLEMDFEKSRSQREQEEKLLISAWYNMGMALQQRTGEERSPVHAQSFLAQQRLATNARRGPLGRLASLNMRPSDKH; this is encoded by the exons ATGACCCTGGAGGAGTCAGTTCAGCAAGTGGTGATGGAAGCCAtccaggag ctcATGACCAAAGACACCCCTGACTCCCTGTCATCGGAGACCTATGGGAACTTTGATAGCCAG TCCCGAAGGTACTACTTCCTGAGTGAGGAGGCTGATGAGGGGGATGAGCTGCGGCAGCGCTGTCTGGACCTGGAGCGGCAG CTAGTGCTCCTGTCAGAGGAGAAGCAGAACCTGGCGCAGGAGAACGCGGTGCTGCGCGAGCGGGTGGGCCGGCCCGAGGGTGAAGGCGCCACCGGCCTCACTGCCaagaagctgctgctgctgcaatcCCAGCTGGAGCAGTTGCAAGAGGAGAACTTCAG GCTGGAGAGCGGCAGGGAGGACGAGCGCCTGCGTTGTGCTGAGCTCGAGCGGGAGGTCACCGAGCTGCAACAGCGAAATCAGGCGCTGACCAGCCTGGCTCAGGAGGCTCAGGCCCTGAAGGATGAGATAGATGAGCTGCG GCAGTCCTCGGAGCGCGCGGGGCAGCTGGAGGCCACGCTGAACAGCTGCCGGCGCCGCCTGGGCGAGCTGCGGGAGCTGCGGCGGCAGGTGCGGCAGCTGGAGGAGCGCAACGCCGGCCACGCCGAGCGCACGCGGCAGCTGGAGGACGAGCTGCGCCGGGCCGGCTCGCTGCGCGCCCAGCTCGAGGCGCAGCGGCGGCAG GTTCAGGAACTGCAGGGCCAGCGGCAGGAGGAGGCCTTGAAGACCGAGAAATGGCAATTCGAGTGCCGCAATCTGGAGGAAAAATATGAGTCGGTGACAAAGGAGAAGGAG CGGCTGTTGGCAGAGCGGGACTCCCTGCGCGAGGCCAACGAGGAGCTGCGCTGCGCCCAGCTGCAGCCGCGGGGGCTGACCCAGGCCG ACCCCTCACTGGATCCCACCTCACCAGCTGTGGAAAATTTAGCAGCGGAGATCCTACCTGCGGAACTCAG GGAGACGCTCCTGCGGCTTCAGCTGGAGAACAAGCGGCTGTGCCAGCGGGAGGCGGCCGACAGGGAGCGGCAGGAGGAGCTGCAGCGCCACCTGGAGGACGCCAACCGCGCGCGCCACCGGCTGGAGACGCAGCACCG GCTCAACCAGCAGCAGCTGTCGGAGCTGCGGGCCCAGGTGGAGGACCTGCAGAAGGCCCTGCAGGAGCAGGGGGCCAAGACTGAGGAC TCCACCCTGCTGAAGAGGAAGCTGGAGGAACATCT GCAGAAGCTGCACGAGGCGGACCTGGAGCTGCAGCGGAAGCGCGAGTATATCGAGGAGCTGGAGCCCCCCGTGGACGGCAGCA CCCAGCGCATCGAGGAGCTGCAGCACAGCCTGCGGAAGAAGGAGGCCGACTTGCGGGCCATGGAGGAGCGGTACCGCCGCTACGTGGACAAGGCGCGCACG GTCATACAGACCCTGGAACCCAAGCAGCGGCCACCAGGGGGTGCGCCCCCAGAACTCTACTCCCTGAGGACACAGCTCCGGGAGCGGGACGTCCGCATCCGGCACCTGGAG ATGGACTTTGAGAAGAGCCGAAGTCAGCGGGAACAGGAGGAAAAGCTGCTCATCAGCGCCTGGTATAACATG GGCATGGCCCTGCAGCAGCGCACTGGTGAAGAACGGTCGCCCGTGCATGCCCAGTCCTTCCTGGCACAGCAGCGACTGGCCACCAATGCTCGCCGTGGACCCCTGGGACGCCTAGCATCCCTAAACATGCGCCCCTCTGACAAACACTGA
- the PRDX2 gene encoding peroxiredoxin-2 isoform X1 has translation MACGNAHIGKPAPDFHATAVVEGAFREVKLSDYRGKYVVLFFYPLDFTFVCPTEIIAFSEHAEDFRKLGCEVLGVSVDSQFTHLAWINTPRKEGGLGPLNIPLLADVTRSLSHDYGVLKEDEGIAYRGLFIIDGKGVLRQITVNDLPVGRSVDEALRLVQAFQYTDEHGEGSPLPVWPSLLPRLDYGAPASQVHPCVFPQSVPLAGSQAVTRSSPTWTTARNISPNITRLAVGWQAWALGPSLC, from the exons ATGGCCTGCGGCAACGCGCACATTGGAAAGCCCGCACCAGACTTCCATGCCACCGCGGTAGTGGAGGGCGCCTTCAGGGAGGTGAAGCTTTCCGACTACAGAG ggaaATATGTGGTCCTGTTTTTCTACCCGCTGGACTTCACCTTCGTGTGCCCCACGGAGATCATCGCTTTCAGCGAGCATGCTGAGGACTTCCGCAAGCTGGGCTGCGAGGTGCTGGGGGTCTCTGTCGACTCTCAGTTCACCCACCTGGCTTG gatcaACACCCCCCGGAAGGAGGGAGGCTTGGGCCCCCTGAACATCCCCCTGCTGGCCGATGTAACCAGAAGCTTGTCCCACGATTATGGCGTGCTGAAAGAAGATGAAGGCATCGCCTACAG GGGCCTCTTCATCATCGACGGCAAGGGTGTCCTTCGCCAGATCACTGTCAATGATCTGCCTGTGGGGCGCTCTGTGGACGAGGCTCTGCGGCTGGTCCAGGCCTTCCAGTACACGGACGAACACGGGGAAG GCTCTCCTTTGCCTGTTTGGCCCTCATTACTGCCCCGCCTTGACTATGGGGCTCCAGCCTCACAAGTGCATCCCTGTGTCTTCCCACAGTCTGTCCCGCTGGCTGGAAGCCAGGCAGTGACACGATCAAGCCCAACGTGGACGACAGCAAGGAATATTTCTCCAAACATAACTAGGCTGGCAGTCGGGTGGCAAGCTTGGGCTCTCGGCCCCTCCCTGTGCTGA
- the HOOK2 gene encoding protein Hook homolog 2 isoform X2, with protein MSVDKAELCGSLLTWLQTFHVLPPCTSPQDLSSGLAIASVLNQIDPSWFNEAWLQGISDDPGPNWRLKVSNLKTILQSLVEYSQDVLGHPISEQHLPDVSLIGEFSDPEELGKLLQLVLGCAISCEKKQEHIQRIMTLEESVQQVVMEAIQELMTKDTPDSLSSETYGNFDSQSRRYYFLSEEADEGDELRQRCLDLERQLVLLSEEKQNLAQENAVLRERVGRPEGEGATGLTAKKLLLLQSQLEQLQEENFRLESGREDERLRCAELEREVTELQQRNQALTSLAQEAQALKDEIDELRQSSERAGQLEATLNSCRRRLGELRELRRQVRQLEERNAGHAERTRQLEDELRRAGSLRAQLEAQRRQVQELQGQRQEEALKTEKWQFECRNLEEKYESVTKEKERLLAERDSLREANEELRCAQLQPRGLTQADPSLDPTSPAVENLAAEILPAELRETLLRLQLENKRLCQREAADRERQEELQRHLEDANRARHRLETQHRLNQQQLSELRAQVEDLQKALQEQGAKTEDSTLLKRKLEEHLQKLHEADLELQRKREYIEELEPPVDGSTQRIEELQHSLRKKEADLRAMEERYRRYVDKARTVIQTLEPKQRPPGGAPPELYSLRTQLRERDVRIRHLEMDFEKSRSQREQEEKLLISAWYNMGMALQQRTGEERSPVHAQSFLAQQRLATNARRGPLGRLASLNMRPSDKH; from the exons ATGAGCGTGGACAAGGCCGAGCTATGCGGGTCTCTGCTCACCTGG TTGCAGACGTTCCACGTCCTGCCCCCCTGTACCAGCCCCCAGGACCTGAGCAGTGGCCTCGCCATAGCCTCTGTGCTGAACCAGAT AGACCCTTCATGGTTCAACGAAGCCTGGCTCCAGGGCATCTCAGACGACCCAGGTCCCAACTGGAGGCTGAAG GTCAGCAATCTGAAGACAATCTTACAGAGCTTGGTGGAGTACTCCCAGGAT GTCCTGGGGCATCCCATTTCGGAGCAACACCTCCCAGACGTGAGCCTCATTGGCGAGTTCTCAGACCCAGAGGAGCTTGGCAAGCTGCTTCAGCTGGTGCTGGGCTGTGCCATCAGTTGCGAGAAGAAGCAGG AGCACATCCAGAGAATCATGACCCTGGAGGAGTCAGTTCAGCAAGTGGTGATGGAAGCCAtccaggag ctcATGACCAAAGACACCCCTGACTCCCTGTCATCGGAGACCTATGGGAACTTTGATAGCCAG TCCCGAAGGTACTACTTCCTGAGTGAGGAGGCTGATGAGGGGGATGAGCTGCGGCAGCGCTGTCTGGACCTGGAGCGGCAG CTAGTGCTCCTGTCAGAGGAGAAGCAGAACCTGGCGCAGGAGAACGCGGTGCTGCGCGAGCGGGTGGGCCGGCCCGAGGGTGAAGGCGCCACCGGCCTCACTGCCaagaagctgctgctgctgcaatcCCAGCTGGAGCAGTTGCAAGAGGAGAACTTCAG GCTGGAGAGCGGCAGGGAGGACGAGCGCCTGCGTTGTGCTGAGCTCGAGCGGGAGGTCACCGAGCTGCAACAGCGAAATCAGGCGCTGACCAGCCTGGCTCAGGAGGCTCAGGCCCTGAAGGATGAGATAGATGAGCTGCG GCAGTCCTCGGAGCGCGCGGGGCAGCTGGAGGCCACGCTGAACAGCTGCCGGCGCCGCCTGGGCGAGCTGCGGGAGCTGCGGCGGCAGGTGCGGCAGCTGGAGGAGCGCAACGCCGGCCACGCCGAGCGCACGCGGCAGCTGGAGGACGAGCTGCGCCGGGCCGGCTCGCTGCGCGCCCAGCTCGAGGCGCAGCGGCGGCAG GTTCAGGAACTGCAGGGCCAGCGGCAGGAGGAGGCCTTGAAGACCGAGAAATGGCAATTCGAGTGCCGCAATCTGGAGGAAAAATATGAGTCGGTGACAAAGGAGAAGGAG CGGCTGTTGGCAGAGCGGGACTCCCTGCGCGAGGCCAACGAGGAGCTGCGCTGCGCCCAGCTGCAGCCGCGGGGGCTGACCCAGGCCG ACCCCTCACTGGATCCCACCTCACCAGCTGTGGAAAATTTAGCAGCGGAGATCCTACCTGCGGAACTCAG GGAGACGCTCCTGCGGCTTCAGCTGGAGAACAAGCGGCTGTGCCAGCGGGAGGCGGCCGACAGGGAGCGGCAGGAGGAGCTGCAGCGCCACCTGGAGGACGCCAACCGCGCGCGCCACCGGCTGGAGACGCAGCACCG GCTCAACCAGCAGCAGCTGTCGGAGCTGCGGGCCCAGGTGGAGGACCTGCAGAAGGCCCTGCAGGAGCAGGGGGCCAAGACTGAGGAC TCCACCCTGCTGAAGAGGAAGCTGGAGGAACATCT GCAGAAGCTGCACGAGGCGGACCTGGAGCTGCAGCGGAAGCGCGAGTATATCGAGGAGCTGGAGCCCCCCGTGGACGGCAGCA CCCAGCGCATCGAGGAGCTGCAGCACAGCCTGCGGAAGAAGGAGGCCGACTTGCGGGCCATGGAGGAGCGGTACCGCCGCTACGTGGACAAGGCGCGCACG GTCATACAGACCCTGGAACCCAAGCAGCGGCCACCAGGGGGTGCGCCCCCAGAACTCTACTCCCTGAGGACACAGCTCCGGGAGCGGGACGTCCGCATCCGGCACCTGGAG ATGGACTTTGAGAAGAGCCGAAGTCAGCGGGAACAGGAGGAAAAGCTGCTCATCAGCGCCTGGTATAACATG GGCATGGCCCTGCAGCAGCGCACTGGTGAAGAACGGTCGCCCGTGCATGCCCAGTCCTTCCTGGCACAGCAGCGACTGGCCACCAATGCTCGCCGTGGACCCCTGGGACGCCTAGCATCCCTAAACATGCGCCCCTCTGACAAACACTGA